The proteins below come from a single Chitinophaga pinensis DSM 2588 genomic window:
- a CDS encoding MFS transporter, producing MKKQSSLLLMTTMVASLGGFLFGFDMAVVSGILPFVREQFTLSSFQEGWFVSSALVGCIIGVIFSGNLSDRLGRKKLLYMAAALFLVAALGCAFFSTLFWIIAARIGGGVAVGIASSIVPLYLSEIAPDDKRGRLVTYYQLAVTIGILVAYCSNARLLTYAEAHKAETSGGVLHFLFVQEVWRGMFGLGMLPAALFLFGLIWVPESPRWLMQQGKEKESTGYAPLFVPAMRRALLIGILLPLFSQFSGINAIIYYGPTILNNAGITLSNSFVSQIIFGAANVFFTIFAIWKVDSLGRRPLYLWGTAGATISLILTGLCFYQNVATGIPLLLSVLAFLAFFAFSIGPLKFVIAAEIFPDNIRAKALSLSIMVMWISDTIVGQLTPILLRNLGTAQTFWFFAVFCLAAFIAVYRLLPETKGQSFEQIEQYWKNSIKKTA from the coding sequence ATGAAAAAACAATCTAGCTTACTTTTAATGACCACGATGGTCGCCTCGCTGGGCGGCTTCCTGTTTGGCTTTGATATGGCCGTTGTATCGGGCATATTACCTTTTGTACGGGAGCAGTTCACCTTATCCTCTTTCCAGGAAGGATGGTTTGTATCCTCTGCACTGGTAGGGTGTATTATCGGTGTTATCTTCTCCGGTAATCTCAGCGACAGACTAGGCAGGAAAAAGCTGTTATATATGGCAGCTGCTCTTTTCCTGGTGGCAGCTCTTGGCTGTGCCTTCTTTTCTACCCTTTTCTGGATCATTGCAGCGCGTATCGGCGGTGGGGTGGCTGTGGGGATTGCTTCGAGCATCGTGCCGCTGTATCTGTCTGAAATTGCCCCTGATGATAAAAGAGGCAGATTAGTGACCTATTACCAGCTGGCAGTCACGATCGGTATCCTGGTTGCCTATTGCAGTAATGCCAGACTACTGACTTATGCAGAAGCGCATAAGGCAGAAACTAGCGGTGGTGTGTTACATTTCCTTTTTGTGCAGGAAGTATGGCGGGGGATGTTTGGTTTGGGGATGTTGCCGGCCGCCTTGTTCCTTTTCGGATTGATATGGGTGCCTGAGAGTCCGCGCTGGCTGATGCAGCAGGGGAAAGAAAAGGAATCCACAGGTTATGCACCGCTGTTTGTACCTGCGATGCGCAGGGCATTGCTGATCGGTATATTACTGCCCTTGTTCTCACAGTTCAGCGGTATTAATGCGATTATTTATTACGGTCCGACGATACTCAATAATGCAGGTATTACACTTAGTAACTCTTTTGTCAGCCAGATCATCTTTGGTGCGGCCAATGTCTTCTTTACCATATTTGCGATCTGGAAAGTAGATAGTCTGGGGAGAAGACCTTTATACCTCTGGGGAACGGCGGGTGCTACCATCAGTCTTATCCTGACGGGGCTCTGTTTCTATCAGAACGTGGCTACCGGTATTCCGTTGTTATTGTCTGTGCTGGCTTTCCTGGCTTTCTTCGCGTTTTCTATTGGTCCGCTGAAGTTTGTGATCGCAGCAGAGATCTTTCCGGATAATATCCGTGCAAAGGCTTTATCCCTGAGTATCATGGTAATGTGGATATCTGATACGATTGTCGGACAACTCACGCCGATATTACTGCGTAACCTGGGTACGGCACAGACATTCTGGTTTTTCGCCGTATTTTGTCTGGCGGCATTTATAGCGGTTTACCGCTTATTGCCGGAAACGAAAGGACAGTCATTTGAACAGATAGAACAGTATTGGAAAAATTCAATCAAAAAGACAGCGTAA
- a CDS encoding ROK family protein, with amino-acid sequence MNGLVLAVDIGGSHITTALVDMQQRTLLPRSLWRAHIDSHGSADEIIGGWVDVMQQSLGDANGAIRIGIAMPGPFDYEAGISLIKGLHKYESLYGLNIKELLAERLHISPDAIRFTNDASCFLQGELFAGVAEGAESALGLTLGTGFGSSVAANGMAQEGTFWKTPFRETTAEEYFSTRWFLRRYEVLSGEKISSVKELALMAHEPGYAKSIFEEFGHNLAAFLEEQQPLPSLIVLGGNIAQAFHLFFRGLEEQLPDVQFVVSTLGEDAILLGAAGAWATIKN; translated from the coding sequence ATGAACGGACTGGTATTAGCGGTGGATATAGGCGGATCGCATATTACAACGGCGCTTGTGGATATGCAGCAGCGGACACTATTACCCCGCTCTTTATGGCGTGCGCATATCGATTCGCATGGCAGTGCAGACGAGATTATCGGTGGATGGGTGGACGTCATGCAACAGTCTTTGGGCGATGCAAATGGCGCTATCCGTATTGGTATCGCAATGCCGGGGCCCTTCGATTATGAGGCGGGTATCAGTCTGATAAAAGGGCTGCATAAATATGAATCTTTATACGGCCTGAATATAAAAGAACTGCTGGCGGAAAGATTACATATCTCTCCGGATGCGATCAGGTTTACCAATGATGCTTCCTGCTTTTTACAGGGGGAATTATTTGCGGGTGTGGCTGAAGGTGCGGAATCTGCCCTCGGACTGACCTTAGGCACCGGTTTCGGATCTTCTGTAGCCGCAAATGGTATGGCGCAGGAAGGTACTTTCTGGAAAACCCCTTTCAGGGAAACGACAGCAGAGGAATACTTCTCTACCAGGTGGTTTTTGCGCAGGTATGAAGTATTGAGCGGAGAAAAGATCAGCAGTGTAAAAGAGCTGGCCCTGATGGCGCATGAGCCGGGGTACGCAAAAAGTATATTTGAGGAATTTGGACATAATCTGGCCGCCTTTCTGGAGGAGCAGCAGCCGCTCCCTTCATTGATTGTATTGGGCGGGAATATCGCGCAGGCTTTTCACCTGTTCTTTCGCGGTTTAGAGGAACAGTTACCCGATGTGCAGTTTGTTGTGTCTACACTGGGCGAAGACGCGATCCTGTTAGGCGCCGCAGGCGCATGGGCGACAATTAAGAATTAA
- a CDS encoding dihydrofolate reductase family protein — protein sequence MRKIIVSMNVTLDGFMAGINGELDWHFPLWNEEMSLYICHQLGKMDTILLGRRSYERMARYWPVRTFTGVELEYADLMNNHTKVVFSHTLESADWQNTRLIKGNISEEVLKLKQSPGKDMIIYGSSSIVQSFIRQGLIDEFQIWVHPVFIQHGVPMFRDMEEKVRLEFMRTRSFSSGVVILYYKIIRN from the coding sequence ATGAGAAAGATAATCGTATCTATGAATGTTACGCTGGACGGATTTATGGCGGGTATTAATGGTGAACTGGACTGGCATTTTCCACTCTGGAACGAGGAAATGTCGCTCTATATCTGTCATCAGCTGGGAAAGATGGATACCATCCTGCTGGGCAGGCGTAGCTATGAACGGATGGCCCGTTACTGGCCGGTAAGGACATTTACCGGGGTAGAACTGGAATATGCAGACCTCATGAACAACCATACAAAAGTCGTATTCTCTCATACATTGGAAAGTGCCGACTGGCAGAATACCCGGCTGATAAAAGGAAATATCAGCGAAGAAGTCCTGAAACTGAAACAATCTCCCGGAAAGGATATGATCATCTATGGTAGCAGCAGTATTGTACAATCATTCATCCGGCAGGGACTGATTGACGAATTTCAGATATGGGTACACCCGGTGTTTATCCAGCATGGAGTGCCGATGTTCAGGGATATGGAAGAGAAGGTGAGGTTAGAGTTTATGCGGACAAGGTCTTTTAGTAGTGGAGTAGTGATCCTTTATTATAAAATAATTAGGAATTAG
- a CDS encoding GlxA family transcriptional regulator translates to MKHISILVPDEAVLGTIADTRYMFTTLNEFLEADGKSPMFRVQLVGLGGEVRLNQGLFSIHPDVLIGDVSQTDLIVIPPLSGNLKATLERNKAFLPWIIDHYHQGAEVASLCIGSFMLAATGLLNGRECSSHWASAAEFRAMFPEVDLIDGRIITEEQGLYSSGGATSYWNLLLHLVEKMTDRELAIRIAKLFALEIDRKTQSPFVMFNGQKKHEDEPIKKAQEFIECNLTERISVDDLASRFAIGRRHFDRRFKKATNNTPAEYIQRVKIEAAKKWLENSHKNVNEVMYEVGYNDTKSFRTVFKKITGLSPIDYRNKYNKEAVVA, encoded by the coding sequence ATGAAACACATTTCAATCCTCGTGCCGGATGAGGCTGTATTAGGTACAATTGCTGATACACGCTACATGTTCACAACACTCAACGAGTTCCTGGAGGCTGATGGTAAATCTCCCATGTTCCGCGTGCAACTGGTGGGATTAGGAGGAGAAGTAAGGCTCAACCAGGGGCTTTTCTCCATCCACCCTGATGTGCTGATCGGGGATGTATCGCAAACGGACCTGATTGTCATTCCGCCTTTAAGCGGGAACCTGAAAGCAACACTTGAAAGGAATAAGGCATTTCTTCCCTGGATCATTGATCATTATCACCAGGGAGCGGAAGTGGCCAGTCTGTGTATAGGCTCCTTTATGCTGGCGGCAACCGGCTTGCTGAACGGAAGGGAATGTTCCAGTCACTGGGCTTCAGCGGCGGAATTCAGGGCGATGTTTCCGGAAGTGGATCTGATAGACGGCAGGATTATTACGGAGGAACAGGGACTGTATTCCAGCGGAGGCGCCACCTCTTACTGGAATTTGTTGCTGCATCTGGTGGAGAAGATGACGGATCGTGAATTGGCCATCAGGATCGCGAAACTGTTTGCCCTGGAAATAGACCGGAAAACGCAGTCTCCTTTTGTCATGTTTAACGGACAGAAGAAACATGAAGATGAACCTATCAAGAAAGCACAGGAGTTTATAGAATGTAATCTGACGGAAAGGATTTCTGTGGATGATCTGGCGTCGCGTTTTGCCATCGGAAGAAGGCATTTCGACCGTCGCTTTAAAAAGGCGACCAACAATACACCCGCTGAATATATTCAACGGGTGAAGATTGAGGCCGCAAAGAAATGGCTGGAAAACAGCCATAAGAATGTGAATGAAGTTATGTACGAGGTAGGCTATAACGACACCAAATCTTTCCGGACAGTGTTCAAAAAGATTACAGGACTGTCGCCGATCGACTACCGGAATAAATACAATAAAGAAGCAGTAGTGGCCTGA
- the poxB gene encoding ubiquinone-dependent pyruvate dehydrogenase translates to MPKTIAAQIVEQLIAAGVKRVHGVVGDSLNSITDEIRQHKELEWIHYRHEEAAAFAAGAEAQLTGQLAVCAGSCGPGNMHLINGLYDAHRSMAPVLAIAAQIPSTEIGTSYFQETRPEALFRECSHYCETIASARQMPRVLQTAMQHAIGLGGVAVIALSGDVATQTVDDNGLEHSLLVSRPAIRPSDTELHKLADLINAAEKVTLLCGRGCAGAHDELIALGEKILSPMVHALRGKEFVEYDNPFDVGMTGLIGFSSGYHAMERSDLVIMLGTDFPYKDWFPSKAKIVQVDIRAERLGRRCAISLGLVGDVKETLYCLLPLLKQKTDRAFLDKCITHYHNSRQSLESHATGKADATPIHPEYLTHILNELADPDAIFTADVGEPTVWAARYLRMKKGQRLLGSFNHGSMASAMPQAIGAQLTHPGRQVISLSGDGGFSMLMGDILTIVQYNLPVKIVVFNNSSLGFVAMEMKVAGLPPYGTDLKNPDFARMAEAIGIKGIRVENPANVRTALQKAFEHDGPVLIDAVVNPSVLVMPPKIEFSQAKGFGMYALKQVFNGNGKEVWDTLTSNFLD, encoded by the coding sequence ATGCCCAAAACAATAGCTGCTCAAATAGTAGAACAACTGATAGCCGCCGGGGTAAAAAGAGTACACGGCGTGGTAGGCGACTCTCTCAACAGTATTACCGACGAGATACGCCAGCACAAAGAACTGGAATGGATCCATTACAGGCATGAAGAGGCCGCTGCTTTTGCCGCAGGTGCAGAAGCACAACTCACCGGCCAGCTGGCAGTATGTGCCGGTAGCTGCGGCCCCGGTAATATGCACCTGATTAACGGCCTCTACGATGCACACCGTAGTATGGCGCCCGTATTAGCGATTGCCGCTCAGATCCCCAGTACTGAAATAGGTACGTCCTATTTCCAGGAAACAAGACCGGAAGCCCTCTTCCGGGAATGTAGCCACTATTGTGAAACGATTGCCTCTGCGCGACAGATGCCCCGGGTATTACAAACCGCCATGCAACATGCCATCGGATTAGGCGGTGTAGCCGTGATTGCCCTCTCGGGGGACGTCGCCACACAGACAGTAGACGATAACGGACTGGAGCATTCCCTGCTGGTCAGCCGTCCTGCCATCCGGCCCTCTGATACAGAACTGCACAAACTGGCTGACCTGATTAATGCAGCTGAAAAGGTCACCCTCCTCTGTGGACGTGGCTGCGCAGGCGCACATGATGAACTGATTGCTTTGGGTGAAAAGATCCTCTCGCCTATGGTACATGCCCTGAGAGGAAAGGAATTTGTGGAGTATGACAATCCTTTTGATGTGGGGATGACTGGACTGATCGGTTTCTCTTCTGGTTATCATGCCATGGAGCGCAGTGACCTGGTCATCATGCTCGGTACTGATTTCCCTTACAAGGACTGGTTCCCCTCCAAAGCGAAGATCGTCCAGGTGGACATCCGGGCAGAACGCCTGGGCAGACGCTGTGCCATCTCCCTTGGACTGGTAGGCGATGTAAAGGAAACGCTCTATTGCCTGCTGCCCTTACTCAAACAAAAAACGGACAGGGCCTTCCTGGATAAATGTATTACCCACTATCATAACAGCCGGCAATCTTTGGAAAGTCATGCAACCGGTAAGGCAGATGCCACGCCTATTCATCCGGAGTATCTGACGCATATCCTCAACGAGCTGGCGGATCCGGATGCCATCTTTACGGCGGATGTGGGAGAACCTACGGTTTGGGCAGCCCGTTATCTGAGGATGAAAAAAGGACAACGCCTGCTGGGATCATTTAACCACGGTTCTATGGCCAGTGCCATGCCACAGGCAATCGGTGCACAGCTGACCCATCCCGGCAGACAAGTCATTTCCCTCTCCGGCGATGGTGGTTTTTCCATGCTTATGGGAGATATTCTAACCATCGTGCAGTATAACCTGCCGGTTAAGATTGTCGTGTTTAATAACAGTTCCCTGGGCTTTGTGGCCATGGAAATGAAAGTAGCCGGTCTGCCGCCTTACGGTACCGACCTGAAAAACCCTGATTTTGCCCGTATGGCGGAAGCGATCGGCATAAAGGGAATACGTGTGGAGAACCCGGCGAATGTACGTACCGCCCTGCAAAAGGCGTTTGAACATGATGGGCCGGTACTGATAGATGCTGTTGTGAATCCATCCGTACTGGTCATGCCGCCCAAGATCGAATTCTCCCAGGCTAAAGGTTTTGGTATGTATGCGCTGAAACAGGTATTCAATGGTAATGGCAAGGAAGTGTGGGATACGCTGACCTCTAATTTCCTGGATTAG
- a CDS encoding helix-turn-helix domain-containing protein → MITVLSSPARNSVVSLVVSKEQAEKIKVPKKYVSRKEEIFQNYLQLIDQHLTDLLAGNVEEMFELRDFAEALFIHPTHFSNVIKEHTGYHPCYFYEEKLLNIAKELLMDNKYSVADVAALLTYDPSNFTKWFKAFEGMTPSQYRKQLTIRN, encoded by the coding sequence ATGATCACAGTGTTGTCAAGTCCGGCCCGGAATAGTGTAGTGTCCCTGGTAGTATCAAAAGAACAGGCGGAAAAGATCAAAGTGCCAAAGAAATATGTCAGCCGTAAGGAAGAGATATTTCAAAACTATCTTCAGCTGATAGATCAGCATCTTACTGATCTGCTGGCCGGAAACGTAGAAGAGATGTTTGAACTGAGAGACTTCGCAGAAGCACTGTTCATTCATCCTACACACTTCAGCAATGTTATCAAAGAACATACCGGCTACCATCCCTGCTATTTTTATGAAGAGAAACTGTTGAATATAGCAAAGGAACTGCTGATGGATAACAAGTATTCGGTAGCGGATGTTGCAGCATTACTGACGTATGATCCTTCTAATTTTACGAAATGGTTTAAGGCATTTGAAGGAATGACGCCCTCACAATACAGGAAACAATTAACAATTAGGAATTAG
- a CDS encoding SDR family NAD(P)-dependent oxidoreductase: MATQKIALVTGGSRGLGKNAVLELAKDGHHVVFTYHSKKEEAQEVVAAVQQFNVEAVALQLDVAAVKSFPAFKTALQQALKEKWNATHINFLVNNAGIDRYSQFPDTTEEDFDALMNTHFKGAYFLTQTLLDTIADGGRIVNFSTGLARFVTPGYAAYASMKAAVYNFTKYLAKELGKRGITANVVAPGPIETDFTRNAFEIPGVKDHLVGQTALGRMGVPDDIGGIVAFLCSERARWITAQCIEASGGLFL; this comes from the coding sequence ATGGCAACACAGAAAATAGCACTGGTAACCGGCGGTAGCCGTGGATTAGGCAAGAATGCAGTACTTGAACTGGCAAAAGACGGACATCATGTCGTGTTTACTTATCATAGTAAAAAAGAAGAAGCACAGGAAGTAGTAGCAGCAGTACAGCAATTCAATGTAGAGGCAGTAGCTTTACAACTGGATGTGGCGGCTGTGAAATCATTCCCTGCTTTTAAAACAGCGCTGCAACAGGCATTAAAAGAAAAATGGAATGCAACGCATATTAATTTCCTGGTGAACAATGCCGGTATAGACCGTTATTCACAGTTCCCCGATACGACAGAAGAAGATTTTGATGCATTGATGAATACCCATTTCAAAGGGGCGTATTTCCTCACACAAACATTACTGGATACCATCGCTGATGGCGGTCGTATCGTTAACTTCTCTACCGGTCTGGCAAGATTTGTCACACCTGGTTATGCAGCTTATGCTTCTATGAAAGCAGCTGTGTATAACTTCACAAAGTACCTCGCTAAAGAACTGGGTAAAAGAGGGATTACTGCGAATGTGGTAGCGCCTGGTCCTATTGAGACAGATTTCACCAGGAATGCATTTGAAATCCCGGGTGTGAAAGATCACCTGGTCGGACAAACTGCATTAGGTCGTATGGGTGTTCCGGATGATATCGGAGGCATTGTGGCTTTCCTTTGCAGCGAAAGAGCAAGATGGATCACCGCACAGTGTATAGAGGCATCTGGTGGACTGTTCCTCTAG
- a CDS encoding DUF4272 domain-containing protein, giving the protein MLAARITRIEERLAQHGINNYQIAYPEYLNFDHQLFATPREVGCRVMILLAIAYTIQDNSKKFGIVNWLKNENIWSYVSEKETIYLNGGTVSDDTLMALCWRIEAAYILAWSLNLVKDRPVPGQELSEEQISELIDSLPALGDNLGDFLDRLYFRSPEEIYDENIFYELTTTHYRDTLFAGRRSTADVHVPASFERHLALNWLRRFMNVRDWDLTDTSTL; this is encoded by the coding sequence ATGTTAGCAGCACGAATTACAAGAATTGAGGAGAGACTCGCGCAACATGGAATCAACAATTATCAGATCGCGTATCCTGAATACCTGAATTTTGATCACCAACTATTTGCGACTCCGCGGGAAGTAGGGTGCAGAGTAATGATTTTGCTTGCAATTGCCTACACTATACAGGACAATTCGAAGAAATTCGGTATTGTAAACTGGCTCAAGAATGAGAATATCTGGTCTTATGTGAGCGAAAAGGAAACTATCTACCTGAACGGTGGTACTGTGAGCGATGATACGCTGATGGCCCTGTGCTGGAGAATAGAGGCCGCTTATATTCTGGCCTGGTCCCTGAATCTGGTAAAGGACAGACCTGTACCTGGTCAGGAGCTGAGTGAAGAACAGATCAGTGAACTGATAGATAGTCTGCCTGCGCTGGGTGACAATCTGGGAGACTTCCTGGACCGCCTGTATTTCCGTAGTCCGGAAGAAATCTATGACGAAAATATCTTTTACGAACTGACCACCACGCACTACAGAGACACCCTGTTTGCCGGCCGCAGAAGTACGGCAGATGTACATGTACCTGCTTCCTTTGAACGTCATCTGGCACTGAACTGGCTGAGACGTTTTATGAATGTGCGGGACTGGGATCTTACAGATACCTCTACTTTATAA
- a CDS encoding alpha/beta hydrolase — MQRRSVLLTLFCLMSISTLIAQDTAKTFYLWPNGAPGYESRKNEPEEAKDYYVKNIHNPSVTIYLPPKEKATGAAVVICPGGGFRLLVYTSEGLAPARFLNSIGVAAIILKYRLFREENSPYTLEKEIRQDAYRAMRFVRSHATEWNIDTNRVGIWGFSAGGEVVSQVAYTPGYGDPAAKDPIDRLNGKPDFQILVYPGPLGIPEKVPSDAPKAFLIAANDDECCSVPIVQLLERYRQAKVPVEAHIFANGNHAFNMGYRSNLQSIKAWPPLLTNWMTDSHILTPATAATK, encoded by the coding sequence ATGCAACGCAGGTCTGTTTTACTGACATTGTTCTGCCTGATGTCAATTTCTACGCTTATAGCCCAGGATACGGCCAAAACCTTCTATTTGTGGCCGAATGGTGCACCCGGTTATGAAAGCCGGAAAAACGAGCCGGAAGAGGCCAAAGATTACTACGTAAAGAACATCCACAATCCTTCTGTCACTATCTATCTTCCGCCAAAGGAAAAAGCAACCGGCGCCGCCGTTGTGATCTGTCCCGGGGGAGGCTTCCGTTTGCTGGTCTATACTTCCGAAGGACTGGCGCCTGCCCGTTTCCTGAACAGTATAGGCGTGGCTGCGATCATCCTGAAATACCGCCTGTTCCGGGAGGAAAATTCCCCTTATACCCTGGAAAAGGAGATCCGTCAGGACGCCTACCGCGCCATGCGCTTTGTACGGAGTCATGCTACGGAGTGGAATATCGATACAAACAGGGTAGGGATCTGGGGCTTTTCTGCCGGTGGAGAGGTCGTATCACAGGTGGCCTATACGCCTGGCTATGGCGATCCGGCTGCCAAAGACCCGATTGATCGCCTGAACGGGAAACCCGATTTTCAGATACTGGTATACCCCGGTCCTTTAGGCATCCCGGAAAAAGTGCCTTCGGATGCCCCTAAAGCTTTCCTCATTGCCGCTAATGACGACGAATGCTGCTCCGTACCGATCGTACAGCTACTGGAACGTTACCGGCAGGCAAAAGTGCCTGTAGAGGCGCACATCTTTGCGAATGGCAATCATGCCTTCAATATGGGCTACCGTTCCAACCTGCAATCCATTAAAGCATGGCCCCCGCTGCTCACTAACTGGATGACGGATAGTCATATCCTCACGCCTGCGACAGCGGCTACGAAGTAG
- a CDS encoding ArsR/SmtB family transcription factor, which produces MNKKLDIKRIERISKALGDPYRIKIVEAIKKEQDWTQCTVLLEMLDLAQSTVSHHIKQLVDADLLIAEKEGRNAKYKLNKEIFAEYIKYLSIFTV; this is translated from the coding sequence ATGAATAAGAAATTAGACATTAAAAGAATTGAGAGAATTTCCAAAGCACTGGGTGACCCATATCGCATCAAGATTGTTGAAGCCATTAAAAAAGAGCAGGACTGGACACAATGCACTGTGTTACTTGAAATGCTCGACCTTGCACAATCCACCGTTTCCCATCATATAAAACAACTGGTAGACGCTGATCTGCTGATCGCAGAAAAGGAGGGACGTAATGCCAAATACAAGCTCAACAAGGAGATCTTTGCAGAGTATATAAAATACCTTTCTATCTTCACCGTATAA
- a CDS encoding GNAT family N-acetyltransferase — protein sequence MLKHFEMLDNPVWQALQTIHQSFAQGTAHVQRYPAGVLQFMGCADPASADINEILPWTSVGEKLIIIGELPALPDNWALVRQLDCIQMTCEETSPVDEKETVLALDEKDIPDMLALTGQVQPGFFFDGTPLLGQYYGIRQKGQLVAVAGERTKVTGMIEISAVCTHPSFTGRGYAQQLVTHIMDTNIAAGNALYLHFVNTNDRARNVYELLGFKYRRPIVFWEIIRNS from the coding sequence ATGCTTAAACATTTCGAAATGCTGGATAATCCGGTCTGGCAGGCTTTACAGACAATACATCAGTCATTTGCCCAAGGAACCGCACACGTACAGCGATATCCTGCGGGCGTCTTACAGTTCATGGGATGTGCTGATCCGGCAAGTGCTGATATCAATGAGATTTTACCCTGGACAAGTGTAGGAGAGAAGCTGATCATCATTGGTGAATTACCTGCATTGCCTGATAACTGGGCGCTCGTACGTCAGCTGGATTGTATCCAGATGACCTGTGAAGAAACATCTCCTGTTGATGAGAAAGAAACGGTACTCGCGTTGGATGAAAAGGATATTCCTGATATGCTGGCCCTGACCGGCCAGGTACAACCGGGTTTCTTCTTTGATGGTACTCCTTTACTGGGGCAGTACTATGGTATCCGGCAGAAGGGGCAACTGGTGGCCGTTGCAGGAGAACGTACAAAGGTGACAGGGATGATAGAAATAAGCGCTGTATGCACACATCCGTCATTTACCGGCAGAGGATATGCACAACAGCTGGTGACACATATCATGGATACTAACATTGCCGCAGGGAATGCCTTGTACTTACATTTTGTCAACACCAATGACAGGGCCAGGAACGTATATGAGTTACTGGGCTTCAAATACAGACGTCCGATTGTGTTCTGGGAGATTATCAGAAACAGCTGA